In the Bacillota bacterium genome, GCGAGAAATTCAATTTCCTTTTCACTTAGCGGCAATAAGGTGCGTAATGCCTGACGACATTCATCCACCAAGACACCTGTCCATTCCTGCAAGTTCATATCTTCTGCCAGAGCTTCTCTGAGAACCGGAACAAGCTGACTTTCAAATTCAGGGGTATCGAAATTGACATCATCCAGCGATACAGTACGCCAATCTTTTCTGTTCATAGCGCCATAGACTACGAATGCCAGGCGCAATTTTTGAATATCTAATTCATGTTGCCTGAGGAGCAGATGGACATCGAAAAGATCCCGACTGGCTTGTCGGCTCATCAGAGCAGCAAGTTTGCCGGCAGCCAGTTCCTGAATATCAAGAACCGGAACACCCTCTAACCGGGACGAACCGACCGATAGCCTGGAGCCCATCCTGACAGTAGAATATAACGGTTCCCTAAACATGAAATTCAAATCAACTTCAAGATTACCTCCCTGTCCGAGTCCACTTTCATACCGCAATAACCACTTTCCACCAGCATGCTCCGGTGGTTGACGGCGGACGGCAAAACCTTCCCTGCGGCAGACTGCCTGAACAGCTTCCTCAACCAGCGGTCGTTCCTGGAGCATTGTCTCCCGTTCAACCGAACCGATGTAATTCAAATCAATATCCACAGAGAGTCTCGGCACATCGAAATAAAACAGGTTCAATGCAGTGCCGCCCTTGAGCACAATCCGGTCACGTAGATAAGGGTGACTGAGAATGAAGACAAAAGGTGAAGCAGCTGAAAAACCTTTTCCAGGATCTCCGGCCGGAAACCCCTTTGCTGTGCCTCTCTGACCAGCAGTTCTCTGGAAAATCTCATAGCACCTCACTCCAACTTTTCTCAAGTATCATATCCGGCACTATCAGGTTCCACTTGCTTATGAACCGCCCCTTGAGGTGCTTATCCATATAATGGGGCTTTCTGGGTATCCTTGCCATCAGTGTTTTCAGATGTTTCTGGTCAACGAAGAATCTTTTGTCATTCTTCTCCAGGAAAAACCCTACCTTGGCAACTGTGGTCGCATTATTTAACAAAAGAGCGTATTCAACCACTTCATCAATATTATAGAATTCGACTGATTCCAACGAACGCCAGATTTCTTCCCATCCCCCGCCAAATTCCGGTCGATCAAGCAGGTCAACAAGTGTTCTCTCCAGACCGGTTACCTTCAGTTCCAGGCCGCTTCTCTCCATTGACCTGATCCCATATTCCAACTTTCCTTTTTTAAGCAAAGTCCCGGGAGGGCGAACTGCCTTAAACCTATAACTG is a window encoding:
- a CDS encoding nucleotidyl transferase AbiEii/AbiGii toxin family protein, yielding MRCYEIFQRTAGQRGTAKGFPAGDPGKGFSAASPFVFILSHPYLRDRIVLKGGTALNLFYFDVPRLSVDIDLNYIGSVERETMLQERPLVEEAVQAVCRREGFAVRRQPPEHAGGKWLLRYESGLGQGGNLEVDLNFMFREPLYSTVRMGSRLSVGSSRLEGVPVLDIQELAAGKLAALMSRQASRDLFDVHLLLRQHELDIQKLRLAFVVYGAMNRKDWRTVSLDDVNFDTPEFESQLVPVLREALAEDMNLQEWTGVLVDECRQALRTLLPLSEKEIEFLAKINELGQIAPDLLTADRSMQEKITRHPLLKWKAQNVQEYTNRGGR
- a CDS encoding type IV toxin-antitoxin system AbiEi family antitoxin domain-containing protein, with translation MNLVVLIKIIKLHMDVKSFFAQHPVFTASEFTEYLNRGEKGNVSTRDNLLAYHVNKGQLLRIKRGLYAVIPAGITPVDFPVDPYLLASRMADDAILAYHTALDIHAKSYSVYNQFLFLTERAIRPMSFRSYRFKAVRPPGTLLKKGKLEYGIRSMERSGLELKVTGLERTLVDLLDRPEFGGGWEEIWRSLESVEFYNIDEVVEYALLLNNATTVAKVGFFLEKNDKRFFVDQKHLKTLMARIPRKPHYMDKHLKGRFISKWNLIVPDMILEKSWSEVL